A region of Thioalbus denitrificans DNA encodes the following proteins:
- the msrA gene encoding peptide-methionine (S)-S-oxide reductase MsrA, translating to MLWMERKLRLPDPAEALPGRATPMPVPEKHFVNGNPLAPPFPEGMELALFGLGCFWGAERRFWQQEGVYTTAVGYAGGYTPNATYEEVCSGRTGHNEVVRVVYDPAVVSYETLLRVFWESHDPTQGMRQGNDVGTQYRSGIYCHGERQLAAAEASRAAYQERLTASGYGAVTTEILPVPEFYYAEGYHQQYLAKKPNGYCGLGGTGVAYAAAG from the coding sequence ATGCTGTGGATGGAGAGAAAACTGAGGCTGCCGGACCCGGCGGAGGCGCTGCCGGGCCGTGCGACCCCCATGCCGGTGCCGGAGAAGCATTTCGTCAACGGCAATCCCCTGGCCCCGCCGTTCCCGGAGGGCATGGAGCTCGCCCTGTTCGGGCTCGGCTGCTTCTGGGGCGCCGAACGGCGCTTCTGGCAGCAGGAGGGGGTCTACACCACCGCGGTGGGTTATGCCGGCGGCTACACGCCCAACGCCACCTACGAGGAGGTCTGCAGCGGCCGCACCGGGCACAACGAGGTGGTCCGGGTGGTCTACGACCCCGCCGTCGTCAGCTACGAGACCCTGCTGCGGGTGTTCTGGGAGTCCCACGACCCGACCCAGGGCATGCGCCAGGGCAACGACGTGGGCACCCAGTACCGCTCGGGCATCTACTGCCACGGCGAGCGGCAGCTGGCCGCGGCCGAGGCCTCGAGGGCGGCCTACCAGGAACGCCTGACGGCGTCGGGCTATGGCGCCGTCACCACCGAGATTCTGCCGGTGCCCGAGTTCTACTACGCCGAGGGCTACCACCAGCAGTACCTGGCCAAGAAGCCCAACGGCTACTGCGGGCTGGGCGGCACCGGCGTCGCCTACGCCGCAGCGGGCTGA
- a CDS encoding ATP adenylyltransferase family protein: MQRLLALLVLLAALAGAAWWWLIENRDTPPAWLKGTPVDPGPGSTTLYRWKDGRGPSARFEADGVSWLVRILANLRRKAQARTAQAGGTAPANPFLPPEPDLLVAELTPTHRAVLNKFNVVEHHLLVVTRAFEDQERLLTPADFEALWLCLGEYPALGFYNGGAAAGASQRHRHLQLVPLPLDAAGAPLPLGPLLDSATYREGIGTVAALPYRHALVRLDDLRELAPGAAAGPLHDRYRRLLAATGIHGEGPEALQSCPYNLLATRGWMLLAPRSREFWEGMSVNALGFAGALLVRDQEQLRRLRETGPLAALAAVGVRKAPENE; encoded by the coding sequence GTGCAGCGTCTCCTCGCGCTCCTGGTGCTGCTCGCCGCCCTGGCCGGGGCGGCCTGGTGGTGGCTGATCGAAAACCGCGACACCCCGCCGGCCTGGCTCAAGGGCACGCCCGTGGATCCAGGTCCCGGCAGCACCACCCTCTACCGCTGGAAGGACGGGCGCGGGCCGTCGGCGCGCTTCGAGGCCGATGGCGTCAGCTGGCTGGTGCGGATACTGGCCAACCTGCGGCGCAAGGCGCAGGCGCGCACGGCGCAGGCGGGCGGTACGGCGCCCGCCAACCCCTTCCTGCCACCCGAGCCCGATCTGCTGGTGGCGGAGCTCACGCCCACCCACCGTGCGGTGCTGAACAAGTTCAACGTCGTCGAGCACCACCTGCTGGTGGTCACCCGCGCGTTCGAGGACCAGGAGCGGCTTCTCACCCCGGCCGACTTCGAGGCCCTCTGGCTGTGCCTGGGAGAGTACCCCGCGCTCGGCTTCTACAACGGCGGCGCGGCGGCCGGCGCCAGCCAGCGCCACCGCCACCTGCAGCTGGTGCCCCTGCCGCTCGACGCGGCGGGCGCTCCGCTGCCGCTTGGCCCCCTGCTGGACAGCGCCACCTACCGGGAGGGCATCGGTACCGTGGCGGCGCTGCCGTACCGGCACGCGTTGGTGCGGCTGGATGATCTGCGGGAGCTGGCTCCGGGAGCTGCCGCCGGTCCGCTGCATGACCGCTACCGTCGACTCCTGGCGGCGACGGGGATCCATGGAGAGGGACCGGAGGCGCTGCAGTCCTGTCCCTACAACCTGCTGGCGACCCGCGGGTGGATGCTGCTGGCGCCCCGGTCGCGGGAGTTCTGGGAGGGCATGTCGGTCAACGCGCTCGGCTTCGCCGGCGCGCTGCTGGTGCGCGACCAGGAACAGCTGCGGCGCCTGCGCGAGACCGGTCCGCTGGCGGCCCTGGCGGCGGTGGGGGTCAGGAAGGCGCCTGAAAATGAATAG
- a CDS encoding PLP-dependent aminotransferase family protein, producing the protein MNELEIPVQIPLNISKRSTDSLQHQICAQLRKLISDGHLRPGTRLTSIREMAAQLGVSFNTVKLAYQQLISEGHLVTSEARGTFVAPVSPEQRVFLSNPPATTPSHERHPTRFPPPFRGRSQINPRRRANAGAIDFWAGRTDPRSFPIKEWRHLINAQLQHAGANLTDYGDAAGLDALRCAIAEHLARARGFRPDPRQVVVTAGIQEALSISARLFLEPSSTAVTEAPCYKGASYVFESFGARIIRVGIDEEGIQVDRLPAQRSALVYVTPSHQYPLGHILSMERRHALLEWAATSGAYVLEDDYDCDFRFENSPLPALAALDKRGSVIYLGTFSKAMGVGLRLGYMVLPHELVEPATTVKALFSYCQPWLVQAAMAEFIASGNYARRLRQVRHDQKVRRDCLRDALQQNFGDVKLKGLRGGMHVVWHLPPDFPPASEVQQAAAEYQVNVYNPEAGGADVTECRSLNERLLVFGYASLSSVEIMEGISRLAQAICC; encoded by the coding sequence ATGAATGAATTGGAAATCCCCGTCCAGATACCGCTGAACATCTCGAAGCGGTCCACAGACTCGCTGCAACACCAAATCTGCGCTCAACTGCGGAAGCTGATCTCGGACGGACACCTGAGGCCCGGAACGCGTTTGACTTCGATCAGGGAAATGGCCGCTCAGCTCGGTGTTTCCTTCAATACCGTCAAACTGGCTTACCAGCAGTTGATTTCCGAGGGCCACCTGGTCACCTCGGAGGCCAGAGGCACCTTCGTTGCGCCCGTCTCGCCCGAGCAGCGGGTCTTCCTGAGCAACCCACCCGCCACTACACCCAGTCACGAACGCCATCCAACCCGGTTTCCACCGCCATTCCGCGGACGCAGCCAGATCAATCCGAGAAGGAGGGCCAACGCCGGGGCAATCGACTTCTGGGCCGGGCGAACCGATCCGCGCTCCTTTCCAATCAAGGAATGGCGCCACCTGATCAACGCGCAACTGCAACACGCCGGTGCGAACCTTACCGACTACGGCGACGCGGCCGGGCTCGACGCGCTGCGGTGCGCTATCGCCGAGCACCTCGCGCGGGCCCGCGGCTTCCGGCCCGATCCGCGGCAAGTGGTCGTTACCGCCGGAATCCAGGAAGCACTCTCCATCTCCGCGCGACTGTTCCTCGAGCCATCCTCCACGGCGGTTACCGAAGCCCCCTGCTACAAGGGCGCCAGCTACGTGTTCGAAAGCTTTGGCGCCCGGATCATACGGGTCGGGATCGACGAGGAAGGGATCCAGGTCGACCGACTGCCCGCGCAACGCTCCGCCCTTGTCTACGTCACGCCGTCGCACCAGTATCCGCTGGGCCACATCCTGTCGATGGAACGCCGGCATGCACTGCTCGAATGGGCCGCGACGAGCGGCGCTTACGTCCTGGAAGACGATTACGATTGCGACTTCCGCTTCGAGAATTCGCCGCTGCCTGCGCTTGCGGCCCTCGATAAACGGGGGAGCGTCATCTATCTGGGGACCTTTTCGAAGGCCATGGGAGTCGGCCTGCGCCTGGGCTACATGGTGCTCCCCCATGAACTGGTGGAACCGGCAACCACCGTCAAGGCCCTCTTTTCCTATTGCCAACCGTGGCTGGTACAGGCGGCAATGGCGGAATTCATCGCCAGCGGCAACTATGCCCGGCGCCTGCGCCAGGTGAGACACGACCAGAAGGTCAGAAGAGACTGCCTGCGCGACGCGTTGCAGCAGAATTTCGGCGATGTGAAGCTGAAGGGGCTCAGGGGCGGCATGCATGTCGTCTGGCACCTGCCGCCGGACTTCCCCCCCGCCTCGGAAGTGCAGCAGGCGGCGGCGGAATACCAGGTCAATGTCTACAACCCCGAGGCGGGAGGCGCCGACGTGACCGAATGCCGGTCGCTGAACGAGCGGCTGCTCGTGTTCGGTTACGCCTCTCTCTCGTCCGTGGAAATCATGGAAGGAATAAGCCGCCTGGCGCAGGCCATCTGCTGCTGA
- a CDS encoding c-type cytochrome: protein MYPNNCTLAYGDSKMSHTHGGVAPNLLASLWRFAAVLLALASVPGSAIAAEEPAPRFVNTIAALHETVGGPVLASILPATPVVIRSQQGTHIEVEVTGWSPMGGASYLFKDIGQRISRAVLTEEGVNKRAVIGTREDAWESTWEDAKITGWIEQGEVVEDIDTIWEEASTLYFTRCSRCHSLRRPREFTANQWPSVLKIMTVRAGFSREQAALVTALLQYHGRDQKGEDFFTRTAETAAPTPAPPAIPKIAGSPELAAQGGALFASANCFACHGQDAKTPIMPVYPKLAGQNAEYLFKQILDFKGGTRANDSFSMMKESVLPLSEDDARAISYWLSLQ, encoded by the coding sequence ATGTACCCGAACAACTGCACATTGGCTTACGGTGATTCGAAAATGTCCCACACGCACGGTGGAGTCGCGCCCAATCTGCTCGCTTCATTGTGGCGGTTCGCCGCCGTTTTGCTTGCCCTGGCCTCCGTCCCGGGTTCCGCCATCGCCGCGGAGGAACCGGCACCCCGGTTCGTGAACACGATCGCCGCTCTGCACGAAACCGTCGGCGGCCCTGTCCTTGCAAGCATCCTGCCCGCGACACCGGTCGTCATCCGCTCGCAGCAGGGAACGCATATCGAGGTGGAGGTGACAGGGTGGTCGCCGATGGGCGGTGCCAGCTACCTGTTCAAGGACATCGGCCAGCGCATCAGCCGTGCCGTTCTCACCGAGGAGGGCGTGAACAAGCGCGCTGTCATCGGCACCAGGGAGGACGCCTGGGAAAGCACCTGGGAGGACGCGAAGATCACGGGCTGGATCGAGCAGGGAGAGGTCGTCGAGGATATCGACACCATCTGGGAAGAGGCGAGCACCCTCTACTTCACACGCTGCTCGCGCTGCCATTCCCTGCGCCGCCCCAGGGAGTTCACCGCCAACCAGTGGCCGTCGGTGCTCAAGATCATGACGGTGCGCGCGGGATTCTCCAGGGAACAGGCCGCGCTGGTCACCGCCCTGCTGCAATACCATGGCCGGGATCAGAAGGGTGAGGACTTCTTTACGCGCACCGCGGAGACTGCCGCTCCCACGCCCGCTCCACCCGCCATTCCGAAAATCGCCGGTTCACCGGAACTCGCGGCCCAGGGCGGCGCCCTGTTCGCATCGGCCAACTGCTTCGCCTGCCACGGCCAGGATGCGAAGACGCCGATCATGCCCGTATACCCGAAACTGGCCGGACAAAATGCTGAATACCTGTTCAAGCAGATCCTGGATTTCAAGGGGGGTACCCGCGCCAACGATTCATTCTCCATGATGAAGGAATCCGTGCTGCCCCTGTCGGAGGACGACGCCCGGGCGATTTCCTATTGGCTCTCGCTCCAATAG
- the torA gene encoding trimethylamine-N-oxide reductase TorA: protein MKVSRRSFLGHSAALGALATMPSIAGAHSLLTEPLLDASSRLTATHWGIIRAYVEAGRLARVVPFEKDAFAPSPVIQAFMDRVYSETRVRYPMVRRDFLKNGAKSDRTERGRGDFVRVSWDDALNLVAAELERVKKTHGNTAIHSGSTDWHSVGKLHNSPVLLRRMLGLHGGFVDNTGDFSVAAAMVILPHVIGGTEVYDQQSAWTTVLANTDLVVLWGATLLKNNQIGWEPTDHTAYEAMKALKEKGTPVVSIDPRMTDTAKYFGAEWVAPRPNTDTALMLALAHTLYTEKLYDEKFVETYTVGFKKFLPYLLGTKDGQPKSPEWAEKITTVPADDIRKLARRMAKGRTMIMSGWAIQRQDHGEQSYWMLVTLASMLGQIGLPGGGFGLSYHYANGGSLTARHVALGGISAGENPVAEHVPYARGLSDMLLNPGMTVDFNGEKITYPDIQLIYWAGGNPLSHQMDRNKQIKAWQKPETIIVNEPYWTNTAMFADIVLPANTTFERNDIVSVSEYSGRYVVAMPQLIESQHESMSDFDIFTAISERLGFKDKYTEGKTEMQWVESIYDEAVAAAGKEGLEMPAFNDLWNGDGYFEFPVPEDAKNYVRFGDYRKDPIANALGTPSGKIEIYSFEIEKFGYDDCPPHPTWIEPAEWLGSDKVAKHPLHIISPHPKYRLHSQMDNTWLREVYEVAGREPLWINPDDAKARDINNGDVVRVFNDRGALLAGAIVTDRIRQGVVMLQEGAWYDPDKPGEAGALCKHGNINLVTLDKGTSKLAQGNVANTAIVEVARHKTPAPPVTAFTPPVGA from the coding sequence ATGAAAGTCTCCCGGAGATCCTTTCTTGGTCACTCCGCGGCGCTGGGCGCCCTGGCGACGATGCCATCGATTGCAGGTGCCCATTCGCTGCTTACCGAACCCCTGCTCGACGCCTCGTCACGCCTGACGGCCACCCACTGGGGCATTATCCGGGCCTATGTCGAGGCCGGTCGACTGGCGCGAGTGGTCCCGTTCGAAAAAGACGCCTTCGCACCCTCCCCGGTCATCCAGGCATTCATGGATCGGGTCTATTCGGAAACCCGGGTGCGGTATCCGATGGTGCGCAGGGATTTTCTCAAGAATGGCGCGAAGAGCGACCGCACCGAGCGCGGGCGCGGCGACTTCGTCCGCGTAAGCTGGGATGACGCCCTGAACCTGGTCGCCGCGGAACTGGAGCGCGTCAAGAAGACCCACGGCAACACGGCGATCCACTCGGGCAGCACCGACTGGCACTCGGTCGGCAAGCTTCACAATTCCCCCGTGCTGCTCCGGCGCATGCTGGGTCTTCACGGCGGTTTCGTCGACAACACCGGCGACTTCAGCGTCGCCGCGGCGATGGTCATCCTCCCTCATGTCATCGGCGGTACCGAGGTCTACGATCAGCAGAGCGCCTGGACGACGGTGCTCGCGAACACCGATCTGGTGGTGCTCTGGGGCGCCACCCTGCTCAAGAACAACCAGATTGGCTGGGAGCCAACGGATCACACCGCCTACGAGGCGATGAAGGCGCTGAAGGAAAAGGGCACGCCCGTGGTCTCCATCGACCCGCGGATGACCGACACCGCCAAGTACTTCGGTGCCGAATGGGTGGCGCCCCGTCCCAACACCGACACCGCGCTCATGCTGGCCCTGGCGCACACGCTCTATACCGAGAAGCTTTACGACGAGAAATTCGTCGAGACCTATACCGTCGGCTTCAAGAAGTTCCTGCCCTACCTGCTGGGCACCAAGGACGGTCAGCCGAAGTCCCCCGAGTGGGCGGAAAAGATCACCACGGTTCCGGCGGATGACATCCGCAAGCTGGCCCGGCGCATGGCCAAGGGCCGCACCATGATCATGAGCGGCTGGGCCATCCAGCGCCAGGATCACGGGGAGCAGTCCTACTGGATGCTGGTGACGCTGGCCTCCATGCTCGGCCAGATCGGCCTGCCCGGGGGTGGGTTCGGCCTGAGTTATCACTATGCCAACGGCGGCTCCCTGACCGCGCGGCACGTCGCGCTCGGTGGCATCTCCGCCGGTGAGAACCCGGTAGCGGAGCATGTCCCTTACGCGCGCGGCCTGAGCGACATGCTGCTCAATCCGGGCATGACCGTCGATTTCAACGGCGAGAAGATCACCTACCCCGACATCCAGTTGATCTACTGGGCCGGCGGCAACCCGCTCAGTCACCAGATGGATCGCAACAAGCAGATCAAGGCGTGGCAGAAGCCCGAGACGATTATCGTCAACGAGCCGTACTGGACCAACACCGCGATGTTCGCCGACATCGTACTGCCCGCGAACACCACCTTCGAGCGCAACGACATCGTCTCCGTGAGCGAGTACAGCGGAAGGTATGTCGTCGCGATGCCGCAGTTGATCGAGTCGCAGCACGAGTCGATGAGCGATTTCGATATTTTCACCGCCATATCCGAGCGTCTGGGATTCAAGGACAAGTACACCGAAGGGAAGACCGAGATGCAGTGGGTCGAATCGATTTACGACGAGGCGGTCGCCGCGGCCGGGAAGGAGGGCCTGGAGATGCCCGCCTTCAATGACCTGTGGAACGGTGATGGCTACTTCGAATTCCCGGTACCGGAGGATGCGAAGAACTACGTCCGCTTCGGCGATTACAGGAAAGACCCGATCGCCAACGCGCTGGGGACCCCCTCGGGCAAGATCGAGATCTATTCCTTCGAGATCGAGAAGTTCGGTTATGACGACTGCCCGCCGCATCCAACCTGGATCGAACCGGCCGAATGGCTGGGTTCTGACAAGGTGGCGAAACATCCCCTGCACATCATCTCTCCGCACCCCAAGTACCGTCTGCATTCACAGATGGACAACACCTGGCTGCGCGAGGTCTACGAAGTCGCCGGGCGCGAACCGCTGTGGATCAATCCCGACGATGCCAAGGCCCGCGACATCAATAACGGTGATGTCGTCCGCGTCTTCAATGACCGTGGCGCCCTGCTGGCGGGTGCCATCGTCACCGACCGAATCCGCCAGGGCGTGGTGATGTTGCAGGAAGGCGCATGGTACGACCCGGACAAGCCCGGCGAGGCGGGTGCGCTGTGCAAGCACGGCAACATCAACCTGGTGACCCTGGACAAGGGAACCTCGAAACTAGCCCAGGGCAACGTGGCCAATACCGCCATTGTCGAGGTGGCAAGGCACAAGACCCCCGCGCCCCCCGTGACCGCCTTCACACCACCGGTCGGGGCCTGA
- a CDS encoding M20 family metallopeptidase, translating to MTDLLEALVARPSRAGVDDCTPVLGAISGWLERHEIPHEWMRDPAGRPLGLAGGIAGGRPGPVYLLDATADTAPFGDPGAWRHPPDRPTIEAGWLYGRGSADSKAGIAVFCHVLADLLPGRERLAGRVNFVFDVEEHSGTFAGIRAYMEKHLDRPPAGVMIGYPGNDRLVVGARGFLRARLVIHGLGAHSGSSSNRGINAIDRARALLGQLAAEPLAPPDDAFPLPPRITATGIRGGGSFSLVPDRCELDLDIRLTPAFDDGAARTLLQNAAARLDGDGAPATEIRWSPGWPAYRLEDGAPLSTALSEAAREAFGHTVPQGVAGPSCIANYLHTLGIPATAGLGVTYRNVHAADECVLLETLEPTFLAYRQALARLLR from the coding sequence ATGACCGATCTGCTGGAGGCGCTGGTTGCCCGCCCGAGCCGGGCGGGCGTGGACGACTGCACCCCCGTGCTCGGGGCGATCTCCGGCTGGCTCGAGCGCCATGAGATCCCCCACGAATGGATGCGGGACCCGGCGGGCAGGCCGCTGGGCCTCGCGGGCGGAATCGCGGGCGGTCGGCCCGGTCCCGTCTACCTGCTGGACGCGACCGCCGACACCGCCCCCTTCGGCGACCCGGGCGCCTGGCGGCACCCGCCCGATCGCCCCACCATCGAGGCGGGCTGGCTGTACGGGCGCGGCAGCGCCGACAGCAAGGCCGGCATCGCGGTGTTCTGCCACGTGCTGGCGGACCTGCTGCCCGGGCGGGAGCGCCTCGCCGGCAGGGTGAACTTCGTCTTCGATGTGGAGGAGCACAGCGGCACCTTCGCCGGCATCCGCGCCTACATGGAGAAGCACCTCGACCGCCCCCCCGCGGGGGTGATGATCGGCTACCCGGGCAATGATCGGCTGGTGGTGGGCGCCCGCGGCTTCCTGCGCGCGCGGCTCGTCATCCACGGCCTCGGCGCCCACTCGGGTTCCTCCAGCAACCGGGGAATCAACGCCATCGACCGGGCCCGCGCGCTGCTGGGTCAATTGGCGGCCGAGCCGCTGGCGCCCCCCGATGACGCCTTCCCCCTCCCGCCGAGGATTACCGCCACGGGCATCCGCGGCGGCGGCAGCTTCTCGCTGGTGCCGGACCGCTGCGAGCTGGATCTGGATATCCGCCTCACCCCCGCTTTCGACGACGGGGCGGCACGAACGCTGCTGCAGAACGCGGCGGCGCGGCTGGATGGCGACGGGGCGCCGGCCACGGAGATCCGGTGGTCGCCGGGCTGGCCGGCCTACCGCCTCGAGGACGGTGCGCCGCTGAGCACGGCACTGTCCGAGGCGGCCCGCGAGGCGTTCGGGCACACGGTGCCCCAGGGAGTCGCGGGGCCCTCCTGCATCGCCAACTACCTCCACACCCTGGGCATACCCGCCACGGCGGGCCTGGGTGTGACCTACCGGAATGTGCACGCGGCGGACGAGTGCGTGCTGCTCGAGACACTGGAACCCACCTTCCTCGCCTACCGGCAGGCCCTGGCCCGGCTGCTGCGGTAG